The following DNA comes from Triticum aestivum cultivar Chinese Spring chromosome 3D, IWGSC CS RefSeq v2.1, whole genome shotgun sequence.
GAGGGAGATAATTTCATTGCACAGTGTGGTGACGCAGCATGCACTATCACGGAACAGTTTCGTATGGGATGATTATTTCCTCAACTATCTCTGCTCAACTGGCTCTCTTCTGTCACTGATCGACACTTTTTATCATCTCACAGACGGTTCGGAATTCTAACTGGAGAGTGTACTCAGTACCGTGGGAAACCTCACTTTCTATTGATAGGGAAACTCTGTGTCTTACATATGGACTACTTTTGGGAGTGGAACTTTTGGTCTATGGGTTTATCTACACCCTATACGGGAAAACAAATTAGTAATTCAACAAAGAgacaaaaaaaaactgaaataaacttgaccttacattgtacttgtgagataaattccacaaaaagaaaatccccctttgacttcttttcaaaaaagacaattttttggtcaaaatagtgtgaatagtgatcTATATAATAGAAaatattttttgtctttttttctaTGAAGTCAACGTTGGTTTTTTGTTcgtgaaaatttatatactagtgcaaacGTAAGTCAAGTttattttttttaaaggaggatgtaccccagcctctgcatctggacgatgcatgcagccattttattaattattcacaaagctCTTACAAaagtaagcctgaagccaccatcttggcaacaccagccactactcctatccccgtgatgaaggtgtgccgaatgTTCGAgcttaataccaaacagacatcgcaccaacacCTAGCATCTAATGCCGGAGACCCCATCCAAGCCATATACCTGGACTGGGTTacacaccggtccggcgcactTTCAGTGGGCACCACATGCGCACGCTGCAATGGCCGTCACCTCCTCCATCCACCGACCCATCCTCAGATCatactgacgcatcgaccttgccaggcctctctgctATCGACGCCACCATGATGCCAGACAACGTTGTCCTCCTGCACGCGTCCATCGCCACccatcggacgccgagcctcctCCAGATATGAGGTTTCCTCCAGAAGCAATGGAGCGAGGGACGCCCCCACCATCGCCTCCTACGAGGAAAACGACACCCGCGGGCGCCGCCGGCGATGGTGCCATCCTCACCCGCTTCAGCAACTAGgccaccatctcctcctccacTTGATCCGTCGCCGGGAAGCCACCGCGAGGCAACACCCACTGACCAGATCTCTTTGGACCGACGATGAAGACAACCAAAGATAGAGGAGGTCTCATCGCCGCGTGACCGACGCTATGGCTACACACATGTCGTCCGGAGGCGCCCACTCAAGATCCACCGTCACAGCCACGCCTCCAAGCCGCGACAGAGGgacaccccgccgccgccatcacaccccaccccccccccccccccgcgcgcgcatgGGCTTTGCCCAGCCGGGATCCGACGGCGGCGGGAGGAAGGCGGATGGGAGGCGGAGGGGATCGGGAGGGAGGTGGGCGGGATCTGAAGAGGAGGTGGACGGGAGGCGGAGTGCGAGTCAAGTTTATTCCAAAAATACTTTTGAACTATTTTTACTTTTTGTTTAATTATTAGAAAAATCCCGTATAGGATGTATCTATAACCAGGAACCAAAGTATATTTTCTTTACTTTTGCTGGTCTAGTGGAAAATGGTTGGTAAATTGTTAGCACAGCAAAAAATAGAAGCTGCCAGTTATGAAAAGCAAGCACCCACACCTTCACACCCTGGCAATGTCTTTATATGGTTATAATACTCTAAAACAGCGATGCACCAGGGTCTACAGGGAACCCATTTCTGTAAAAGAGTTGGCAGATCGCGTGGCAAGACATGTTCATCTTTGTACACTCTAATGGTGGCTAAGGTAAGACAGTCTACCTAAATGGTGCATAATTGCTGGAGGCATGAGTATGACTAGACTTCTGTCGTGTTGGGCCTTTTTTCGGTTGCGGTGTTATTCTCGGAGCTTTGTTGTTTTCTCAAACACTCAACCTGACTGCTATTGTGTACTAGAAGAAGAAAGCGTCGAAATGACGCGAGTTTTACGGAGCAAAGCTAAAACGAAACAGAGCAGAAGTCCACAAAGTGGCCTATCCTAAACAAAGAACAATGATAGGGATGGACAACTGCTCTACATGCCTGAAACCTTGGGAGTCTCGTGTGTTTGTTACCACCACTGTCCACATGCTAATTTCTTATGGCTTTGCATAAGTTGCAAACACACGATCAATACTTCAATAGATGCACCTCATTCAGATGTGTTGATGGTATGTATGGATGACATTGTTTGTCAATAGCTTGAAGAAATCAAGTATTTTGTGGATTTGAAATTCATAATGTTTGTTACATTGAATCTTGAACAGAAGTACTTTGGTCCTACGGTGGGGAAAGGAAGATAGGCTGCAAAAACGTAAGGTTATTGCTTCCGATTGTTCACTGGGTGCTCTCTTTGTTGGTTTTCTCTGTTCTTCTATTGCAAATTACAATAGACTACTGCTATCAAAAGTATACTAGTTTTGGTACTACCAACATTTCACTGGTATAATTATGAATATCAATGGTAGCGAAAAGATAATCTTTCAATAACCAAACAGATGATGGAAGTAGCCTATTGGCTTAGAATCTCCTTTCCAAAAGAAAAAGGCGGCAGTGATATGAACAATGCAAAACAAAAGCGATGGAAGCATGTTCCTTCCTATATTTGTCTATATCCGAGGAAGAGTAAACATACCTGAAAAAGGCTAGTGCTATAATCTGCACAAACTTCCCACTCATAGTCTGTCGAATGCAGCAGCTCATAATTTGTCCAATGCAGCATATATGGAGTTCATGATGAGGCCAGGGACAAAGCTTTTGAGTCGGAGTTGAGCTGGATCAAACCGTCACCATCAGAAGGTAGTGACATACACCAACCCAGAATGACTAAATAAGCATGTAGATGAACAGAAAAATGGTGTCTAAGGATTTGTGACATGGATATGGAACTGACCTCTCTGCTCACTTGGCAATATACAGGTTCCAGATGATGTATTGGAGCAGGCCAAGGCTTGAGCTCAGGCAGCGCCTGAGGGGATGGACGCTGACCAAATGAGCACGTAGGTACTGATGGGTGGTAGATGCTACGAGGGCGACAGGCGGGATGCCCCATGGAAAGTTTGATGCTGGACAGTGGAGGAGGGGTATCTTATTTCGCTTGTGCTGTTCAGGTTCTGATGAATGTGCGTTAAGCCATTGGctggaggggagaaggaaggagtcATCTTGTATGTATATTTGGGCTCGTGAAGGATGAACAGGCTTGCCCAACACAAAAAAAAGAGCTTGTGAAAGTGCACATGTGTTGTATAGGAGAAGAACACGTATGTGTCGGCAGGATGTCTGCCACCCCCTTGCGAATCCGGCACAGGGAACTGGAAGCATAGAATCATCGAAAGCAGTTTTGGCACACAGAGAAGAAAGGTATCGCTCGCATCGCGTGCGCATATACAAGTACGTATATGATTTGGTTTAGGAGTTAATCCTCGTTCAAGAAAGGTAGTATTCCTCTGCACGCCCTGTGCGCTTTACAAATGAACAGCCCAGCTACCAAAGCATGTACAGTCTCCAACTGTCAGACACTGCCTGCCATTTGGCAGACATCGGAACAGAAGAAACTTCATCAGACTGCGAAACATTATGCGTTTTTAGCATGGCCCAAATTTTTGCCTCTGAACATGGCCCAAATTTGAGTTACAACGTGACAAAAATTTGCAGGTCACTGGATGCTGTGAGACATGCACAACATTTTTTTTAGTGTAATAATTTAGGCTTCTTTGATTGAAATGATtctttctactccctccatccgttTATAAAGGCCACTTTTGTTTTTCGTGTCAAACTTTGACTTATAATTTTGGTCAACAAAATATGAATGCAATAAAAAAAATGGCGTGCAAAAAATTAGGGTGACTCTTAGACTACGCTATTAGCGAGACATTATACACTAATTCATTTAGTGAGAAATTGCTCAGAATGCTACAGCGCATTATCTTTTTCACTGGTTGTATGTCATCAAAAATATATCATCGAAAAGTTTTTTTTAAAATGTGGattcaatgatatactttttgtggcaTATCACTCATTTTTTGTTGGTACAATTAATGGTCAAAGTTATTAGACATAGAAATATGAAGTGGCCTTGTATACAGAAATTGAAGGAGTAGGAAACTTAAAGGATTGAAATTGTTAGAGATTTTGTTTTCTATGCGAGTCTTTAGGTATTGTAGGATTGCACCATCTAATGTTTTTTCTATAATTTGCCCATATTTTGTATGAAATTTCTAATATTTTCTGCCTCGTCTCCTCCCGTGTCAAGCATCATCCTCCTAGGCGGCTCAGGAGCCACCCTTTGTCACAGGCCCTTGCTCCCCCGCTTCACCTTCCCATCCTTCGTCGTCGCCGCCGAGTGGTAGGCAGCGGTTGGGCGTGTCCCATCTTCCCTCTTCTCCTACCCTTTTCTAGCTCTTCAGCTTCGACGTCAACGACCTGCACCTGCGGAGCTGTTCTGGCCCTTTCtggtgcctcctgctccagatctggTGGAGGCTACCTGTCTTGGTGCTCCCTCCTCCCTCCCATCCCCCCTCCCCTACCCCTATGTGCGCCATTGATGCGGCTCCGTGTGGCCGAAGGAGTGGTGTCGTTTGGTGGAGGTGTGCTCGCAGCCAGGTGAGCCGGCAAACACCGTCCGAACATTCGACTCGGGGAGCCCGGCTGGGAACCGACGGCTGCCCATATTTGGGGCGCCGCTAGAGTTATTGGCTTATGGGTGTCCTGGGCTTGGACAGTGAGGGTTGTGGGCATGGGCTGAGTCCGGGTTGGGCCTTCGCCCGATGTGCATCGATCGGTCGATGTTGGCGTTGTGTGGTGTGGGGGTCTTGAGGCGATCTCGGACGGTGGTCTTCCTGGGTGACTCTTCGGCGAGtctcgtggcggcggcggcggttgcgtcCCTTGgtcgtgtgtgtgtggggggggggggggtgatgaggGGTGTACCTTTGGGTGGAGGGTATTGCTTAGATGTGGATTTGGAGGCTTGGATTTCGGTGGGTCTTCCCTCAAGGGTGGGCTCAGTGGCTTTGGTGCCTCGAGTGGCACTGGCGGGTTCCCAAGCGAAAACTCCGCGATTTGTTGTCGATGGCGGCGACACCTGCGGGTGTCGCTATCCTCTTGAAGGCATCATTGTAGTTCCCCTTCCCCCGCCAGTGCTTTGAGGGGAAACTCATGTCTGTCCCTTCAGACTCGGCAACGGTTACGCTTCACCTCGTTACCCTCTTGGGGCACTGCCATGGAGCTCAGGTGCTCATTGACATTGTCATGGCGTGGCGTCGTTTTCTGGCTCCGCAGTGCTCCTGCCTGGCAGCGTAGTCGTGTCGTTATTAGCCCTTTTGCGTGATTGTTTAGGTGCGATTTATGTTGTTCAATTTCTCTGTGATCTGCTTTGTAAGCAGGACGAAAGCCTTTTCTATTCTTTCTCGAacgttctgtgtgtgtgtgttttgcgaAAGGAAGGTTCTGTGTTTTTTCTAGGTACAACCAAACAAACTCCTGTGCAAATTTAATGTTGTGCTTTATGCGGTTTATTAATTCCCTACATTTAATTAGATCCTTTTTGCATTTGTTCGTCGTCCTTAGAGGCGAAGCATTCGTGCGGTCAAAAACATTAGGAAACGACCGGAACGTGTGGGAATTCTATTCTCGGACGCAGTAAAGCGGAACAAGACAAGGCAGTGGCTGGCGCCCGGCAGGCGGCCAGCCCCACGTCTGCATACGCGTAACGCGTCTGCCTTTGCTCTCTCTCGAAGGAAGGAAATTGAAAAGGTAGTCGCCAACGGCCAGCGCGAGCCAGCTAAGTCCAACCGAGCGGGCAaggcacccagccacccacccacccCGCCCAGACGCGTCGCCTCGGCGGCCCCGAAGCTCCTCGCCACCGGCCCGCCCCCGCCGCGCCCCTTGCCCCCGGCCCGCCCCCCCGCGGCCGGGTGGACGCCGCCATGTCGCCCTCCGCCCCGCCCGCGCCCGCCCGCTTCCTCCTCTTCGCCGCGGCCCTCGCGCTGCTCCTCCTCTCCCCAACCCTAGCGgcctccgaccccgccgccgagcCCTGCGCGGCGCCCCTCGACGCCCCCGCGCTCGACGGCGGGGGCGGGGGAGAGGTCGCGCTCTGCCCCGTGCGGTGCTTCCGCCCCGACCCCGTCTGCGGCGCCGACGGGGTCACCTACTGGTGCGGCTGCCCCGaggccgcctgcgccggcgcgcgcGTGGCGCGCCGCGGCTACTGCGAGGTCGGCGCCGGCTCCGCACCCGTCTCCGGCCAGGCGCTCCTGCTCGTCCACATCGTCTGGCTCTTCGTGCTCGGCGCCGCCGTCCTCCTCGGCTTCCTCTGACGCGCGCGCCTCCGCCCCCCTTCCTGTAATTGACGTCTCCCCCCTCCCCACAATTGGTAGAACTACTCATTTCAAGATTCTTTGTTGGATTTCGGTGCGCTCTTGAGCGCTGAGGGGGGTGGTGCTGGAACGGAATGTTTCGTTGCGAGGATTTGGTCCAGGGATGTCACACAATTCTTTCATAGATAATGAGATTGGTTGGCTTGGTGCTTTAGATTTCGGACCTCAGCTGTCCAGATTGGTCGCCAAATTTAGGTTGAGATCGTGTAAAACAGCTTGTAAATTTCGGCTAAATACATTTTGCAGTGATCTGGTTGTGCTTGTCTATAAATTTCAGCTTCTTGGTTTTATTATTCTGCTTTGTCTAATTGTCTATAAATTTGAGCTCTATGGTCGACAGACGAGCTAGCTTCCTAAGGCACATGAGCGATTGACATTTCATGCAATGGAGCCAACTTGACATTTTCTCTTTCTTAAGAATATGAAATTTAAAAATAGAAGAGCAGCTATAACTTGAGCATGGACCTGACACGTTCATGCATAATGGATGTAATCAGAGGTTGTGAGCATGTTCATGTAGCCATAAGTTGTTATGTCAGTAACATGTATTACTCTCTCTCTGATCTATAATAGCAGTTCTCAATGCCTTCCCATTTTATGTACTTGAGATAAAGTAGTGTGAGGAGGAGTAAAACAGAGAAATGTGGGTATTTGCATACATGAACTACATGTTAAAAGGAATGTCAGTGCATCCTAGAGGTGTTCTTCAATGGCTGGTATGCTGGGATTGTCATTGACTCATACGTTGATGCTTCTGGTGGTGTCGAACGGTGCAGCAATAGCCCTGCACCTTATGAAGGACAGCTACCTCCTGTGTTTTGCCAGGAAGGCAATATCGAAGCTCTTGTGTTGCTTATTTAGTCTGGTGAGCACTATTCCTTCTGTTTTGTCATTGTTTCCTTGTAGATAACACTGATAAATTCTGTGATATCCTTCATTATCCTATAAACATCATACTTATAAAAGTCAGAGCAGTCTTCTCTTATAGATggatttcaaaaaagaaaaatagcAAAGAGCAAACATAGCATACCTGTTAGTGTGCCACCTATATTATGCTCAGATGGTTTATATTTCAGTTCTTGCTTTCACCCAGAGTATATGTTTAGAATCCTGTCATACTGATCTTCCCTTATGCAGCTTTAAATTAACAGACCTGCGTTGCATTGGAATTGCTGTTGACTACATAAATTTATA
Coding sequences within:
- the LOC123079506 gene encoding uncharacterized protein, with the translated sequence MSPSAPPAPARFLLFAAALALLLLSPTLAASDPAAEPCAAPLDAPALDGGGGGEVALCPVRCFRPDPVCGADGVTYWCGCPEAACAGARVARRGYCEVGAGSAPVSGQALLLVHIVWLFVLGAAVLLGFL